GTGGCGCATAAATTGGGTCGCAAATGGATTGCGATTGAGCAGATGGACTATATTGATGAAATCACCAAAACACGCTTAAAACGCGTAATAAACGGTGAGGACGGCGGTATCTCTAAACTTGTAAATTGGAATGGTGGCGGTTCATTTGTTTATTTTGAACTGAAGCGCTATAACCAGGCCTATCAAGATGGAATCTTGGCTGCAACAAGTAAAGGTGAGCTGGACAGTATTTATAATGAAATGGCTCAGAATGCCTTTTTAAAGTTTTGGTTTGATAAAAAAGACTTTGAGCGTGAGGAATCATTTAGGGCTTTATCACTAGACGATCGTAAAGTGCTTTTATTGCAAGTTTTGGATGAAAACCAGCTATATCTAAACCATGCAGATATGTTGGATTCAAAATTCAAAGTCACTCAGGAAGAGATTGCGCTCACTGATAAGTTTTATGGTGCACCTAATGTCTAGATTAAGCCCAACATTGGTAAAAGATACCTTAAAAGACTTCCTATATTATCGTATTGAAAACGACAGTGAATACATTGAGTGGGCTAAAAACTTTACTATCCCTCGCTATATCACTGATAACTTGTCGCGTACTTTAAGGGGGTATCAAGAAGAGGCTGTAAAGCATTTTATCTGGATCTATGATCAAGATCCGACTAAAGCCAAACACTTACTTTTCAATATGTCAACTGGTGCCGGTAAAACGCTCACCATGGCTGCTGTTATTCTCTTTTTATATGAGAAAGGCTACCGTAATTTCATATTTATGGTCCATCAATTGCAGATTATTGAACAGGCCTATATGAACTTTATTGATCCGCAATTTGAAAAGTATCTTTTCAATAAGAACGGCGTGAAAATCAATGGACGTTCTATTCCTGTTAAAGAAATCAAACTCTTTCCAGATTCACAAGGCAACGCTATTAACTTTATGTTTTTAAGTACGGCGTTCCTCTACAACAAACTTGTGAATGAGGTAGAAAATGGTTTGTCTGCAGAAGATTTCTTGAATAATAAAATTGTTCTGATTGCAGATGAAGCGCATCGACTTAACGTGAATACACGTAAGAAGATAAAAGAAGATGATGAAGCGATTACCAATTGGGAAACTTCGGTCAATACTGCAATCAAGGCACGGCCAGATAATCTTTTGCTGGAGTTTACTGCTACTGTTGACTTGGGCAATAGTGCCATCCATAGGAAGTATCAGGACAAATTAGTCTATAAATACGATTTCTTGAGATTCAATAAGGAAGGTTACAGTAAAGCGGTTTGCTTCCTTTACAACACTGAAACTCAGATCGCCGATCAAAAACGCTTATTGGTGATTAATGCCGTTGTATTGAGTGAATACAGACGTTTATTCGCTGAGCGTGATATGCAAGTCACGATCAACCCAATTATATTGGTGAAATCAACCAACATTAAACAAAGCAAGCTAGACCGTGAATTTTTCCATAAGGTGATTAATTCACTTAAGCCACAAGATTTAGATTATCTGAAAAAGCTAAGTGAAACCAATCAGACTAATTTGCAAGACGCTGAAGATAGCTTTCGTTTCTTGCGTCAAATGTTTGCTTGGATTGCCTCTCCGAAGTCTGGTCTATCCACGATCAGCGATAGAGATGGTTTAAAATCATTTATTTCTGAAATTAAAATTCGTTTTTCTTCAGATAACACGTTTGTTTACAACTCAACGGATAAAACCAATTCAACTTTGTTGCCGATTTTAGATGATCCTAAAAACTATAATCGGGTGATATTTTCAGTTGATGCACTCACAGAAGGTTGGGATGTTTTAAGTCTCTATGACATCATTCACTTTGATATTTCTGCAGCGAAAAAAGTATCGCTGCAAGATATTCAGTTGATTGGCCGTGGTGCTCGTTTATGCCCATATAAACTGCATAAATCATATCGTTTGAATAATGATAACCTTGACTTGTTTGATAAAGAACATGGCTATGAGTTTGACCAGTACAAACGTAAGTTTGACAATGCGATTGATGAATACGGGCGTGTACTTGAAACGTTCATGTACCACTTTGTTAAGACTGGCACGTTTTACGACAACTTAAAGTTAGAGCTTCTAGGTGAAGGGATTATTAATAAATCCACTGAAAAGCACACAATCACGCTTAAATCTGACTTTATGAACAGTGAGACATATAAGAAAGGTTTTGTCTTAGTCAATCAGCAAGAATTTAGAAATAAAACGACTGATTCTGAGATTGATACGACTTTTAAGCGTGAAATCAAAGCCAGTGCATACCAATTGCATGCTGGTAGCTTGACCGACAAGCAACAGAATCAGATCCAAGCTGAAGTTAACCATAAAACCATCGATCTGACTGAAGAATACTTTAGCCGACCGGTCTTGAAAAAGGCGCTCGTTGCGACTGAAGGGAACTTTTTTAGATTTAACTATCTAAGAGAGCATATCGTTGGGTTAGATAGTATGGATGAATTAATCGATAACTACCTACCGCTTTATCAGATCCGCTATTCATATACTGAAGATAAGGATATTCACGATCTGATGGTGTTTCAAAAAGTATGCTAGTTAATTCTGTCAATAGAAAAATTGAAAAGAAGTAAATTAAATTCACTATATTTTTAGTGCTTTATGAGATTTAAATTAGGGTTAAAATATAGTCAGCATACTTTTTGAAACACCACCGATTTTTCCAGTCAATAATTTGGTTTTGATGAACATCAAATTCAGCACTCAATTCAGTAAGTGTTTTTTCTGCTTTGATCGCAGCAAGTGCTACCTTAGCCTTAAAGTCGTTTGAATGATTTCTTCTTGGTCTACGTGCCATAAAATACTCCTTATATCGATGTTTATAACATCATTTGGGGAGCAAAATATCACTTATAAGTGTTGTTCAAATTTCCTGATCTACCTCTCTATTTGCAACAGTGCCCTATAAAGCTCTTAATCACTAGGTGGCTGAATAATCTTACGAACGATATGCTCATGTGTCGGTATGAGGCCAGCTTTTAAGCCAAGTGGCTTAAACACCTTATCCAACACGATCTGAGTCAGTTGACCTTTGTCTTGTTCAATATCGGTTAAAGTACGCCGACTGATTCCGACCATTGCTGCATATTTTTCTTGTGTTAGCCCAAGTACGTTTTTGCGCAGGTAGCTCAACAGTTGTCCCAAGGTAATTTTACCGAATAAATATTGCGTATATAAGTCAATGAGCAATTGTTGACGGTCAAGTGGCTGATTTTTATTTTTCATAATAGTTCCCATCGACTCAATTTGGCTTCAATGAAGTCATATCCTAGACCTGGCATATCTATAATTGTTTGGGGAACACCTTTGTTGATTAATTGCTGTTTAAGTCCAAGAAGTTTGCTAGCCAATATTTTTAATGTACTTAAAGATATATGTGGTTCACACCAGTGTGCAAGATTTTGGGTAATACCTTCCCAACGGTATTCCCCTCCTTCTTCATACGGACTTCCCCATGTTGTTGATCTCGTCACAACTTCTGGATCGGCTTTCATCGGGGCAAAATCGTAAATTGGAGCAAGAAATATTCTTCCTGATTTTTTTAAGAATGACGTATTACGACCGTGATTATCTGAATTACCAAAAATGATATTAAGTAGATCCCTTTGTAACCAATCACAAACGAATTGCGAAGAATCAAAGTTTTTGTCCACTGATTTTAATAAGGTACAAAGCTCATCTATGACTTCAAAATGATTCATATGGCTCCCTGATGTTTTATTCAATACAGAATAAACAGACTCAAGTCCAAGTCGATGCCATTGCTGATTCTGCCACTCAGTGTCAAATCTCGGCAGCCATAATGAAGGATATTTCTGACCTTCTATCAGCTTCATCTGAGAGGTTTCAATGGTTTTAAATCCAAGTTCATTCAATACATGATAAAAATGATATTCTGTTCTCAATATGTCGCAATCTATTGCACTACGATTATTTCGAGGGAATTTGACTAGATAATGCTGATCTGGTTCATCAAAAGAATTTTGATAGGTATCGATCCAAACTTGCTGATCCTGTGACACGCGAATCAGTAATTTTGGAGCTTCCCCACCTGCACCAGTTGCACCGCTACTAATTGCACCCATTTGTTGTGCGTATTCGAGAAAATCAATATTCCGTTCCGTAACATCATCCGTAGTGAACTTGCGTAAATGTAATGTTGATTCTGAACTGATCAAAGGAACAGATTCCTTAACTCTTAGATTCCCTACAGGAGCAATTGTACCTTTTGCCAATAAAGTAAAATCTTGTTCTGCTGATGAGAGTTTTTGCAGACCTAGATATTGAACTAAATAACGTCGAGCAGCACCAGATGGAACAATATCATCTAAAAAACTAAACCAGACTTTCGATTCATGTTGGATAAGAATTTGAACAGGAAGCGCTAAACTACATGCATGTTCATCTCTCTTATCTAAATAAGAAATGGCATATTCTAATTCGTAAACTAACTCACTTGCACTTGCAGATCCTTTATGTGGCTCTAATATCTTGAGTTCTGCTATATCTAACCATTTTGTATCGAGAAGAGCCTGTATCGTTAATTTTTCCATAGATATAAATAAGCAAATATTTTCTCAAAAATATCATAAAACCAAAAAAACGAGAATATATTTGCTCATAAAAGTAGTAATTTAAGTTTTATGAGCAAATATTTTCTCAATCAATAGCTAAATTTTATTAAAAGACTATAAATGAATAGCTTGCCTGCATAAGATAGTAAACTCGATCTGGGAATGGTTCATACGAGCACGATTCAAGCAGAAAAAAGGGCACTGTTGCAAATAGGGATTTGAGTCGATGTGTTCCTTCTAAAAAGTACTTAAAGACTGAAAACTCTATTTACGAGATACACTTCACCCTCAGGCTGATCATAATAAAATGATGAAGCTTGCCCTTTACGTAGTGCTCTCATCACTTCAATACCTTTAATTGTGGCATAGCTCACCGAAGCAATCCCGGTTATAACGTGGCTGATACGGGCGTTTCAGACGCTTGGCGCGAGGAATCCATAAATCGACTGCAATCATCCAGGAACGCAGTGTTTCCACTGAAATATCAAAGCCATGAACGGTGGTGAGCTTTTCATGCGCTAAAGTGGGTCCGAAACCATGCAGTTGATCAGAAACAATATTGAGGCACTTGAGTCTGAGCTCTTCAGGAAGCCTGGAATTGCTGATTTGACCACGACCGGCATGGGCTAATGCAGCTGGGCCTTGAGCTTTGTATTTTTGCAATAAACGCCTGATCTGACGCTCTGAAATATGAAGTAGCTGAGCAGCTTGGGACTGGGTTATGCGTTGATCACAGATTTCCTGCAAGACCGACAATCGTTTAAGTTCTTTATCCGACATAGTGATCAGCATCTATATTTATATCCAGTCCATGGTGATAAAAACCATCATAAACTAGACATTTTTATTGGTGAGAATATAGACACTTTAAATGGGTTCTAACAAGCATTGTTATTCCCAAGTAGAAATGTCCTACCTAATAACCAAATAGAAATGTCCTATATGGACATTTCCAAGTCAAGCACAGGATTCAGATTTCGTTGTTGAATTGCTGTTTTCTGTGCACGTCTGCTTGGCATCTTTTGAGAACGATTGCGTTTGTTTTGTTGTTCCAGTTCTTCATGCTGTTGTTGGATATGATTCAGAACAGCACCCAACCGTTTATTCTCAACAATCTCTCGCTGGTTGAGCTGACTTAATTTATCGAAGATGCTGTAATTGATCTTCCGGCCTTCATGCATGATGGCTACAGTACCATCCGGGTATTCTAGAAACTCAAGATATTTACCAATCAGCCTCTGGTTTTCTTCTGTACTCTCCAGGAGATATACACATTTATCATAAGTAATGGTCAGGCTATTGGTGACTCTACGTGGCTCTCGCCAGGTAAAAATATCATCTAATTGCTC
This genomic interval from Acinetobacter pullicarnis contains the following:
- a CDS encoding DEAD/DEAH box helicase family protein, producing MSRLSPTLVKDTLKDFLYYRIENDSEYIEWAKNFTIPRYITDNLSRTLRGYQEEAVKHFIWIYDQDPTKAKHLLFNMSTGAGKTLTMAAVILFLYEKGYRNFIFMVHQLQIIEQAYMNFIDPQFEKYLFNKNGVKINGRSIPVKEIKLFPDSQGNAINFMFLSTAFLYNKLVNEVENGLSAEDFLNNKIVLIADEAHRLNVNTRKKIKEDDEAITNWETSVNTAIKARPDNLLLEFTATVDLGNSAIHRKYQDKLVYKYDFLRFNKEGYSKAVCFLYNTETQIADQKRLLVINAVVLSEYRRLFAERDMQVTINPIILVKSTNIKQSKLDREFFHKVINSLKPQDLDYLKKLSETNQTNLQDAEDSFRFLRQMFAWIASPKSGLSTISDRDGLKSFISEIKIRFSSDNTFVYNSTDKTNSTLLPILDDPKNYNRVIFSVDALTEGWDVLSLYDIIHFDISAAKKVSLQDIQLIGRGARLCPYKLHKSYRLNNDNLDLFDKEHGYEFDQYKRKFDNAIDEYGRVLETFMYHFVKTGTFYDNLKLELLGEGIINKSTEKHTITLKSDFMNSETYKKGFVLVNQQEFRNKTTDSEIDTTFKREIKASAYQLHAGSLTDKQQNQIQAEVNHKTIDLTEEYFSRPVLKKALVATEGNFFRFNYLREHIVGLDSMDELIDNYLPLYQIRYSYTEDKDIHDLMVFQKVC
- a CDS encoding helix-turn-helix transcriptional regulator is translated as MKNKNQPLDRQQLLIDLYTQYLFGKITLGQLLSYLRKNVLGLTQEKYAAMVGISRRTLTDIEQDKGQLTQIVLDKVFKPLGLKAGLIPTHEHIVRKIIQPPSD
- a CDS encoding type II toxin-antitoxin system HipA family toxin; the encoded protein is MEKLTIQALLDTKWLDIAELKILEPHKGSASASELVYELEYAISYLDKRDEHACSLALPVQILIQHESKVWFSFLDDIVPSGAARRYLVQYLGLQKLSSAEQDFTLLAKGTIAPVGNLRVKESVPLISSESTLHLRKFTTDDVTERNIDFLEYAQQMGAISSGATGAGGEAPKLLIRVSQDQQVWIDTYQNSFDEPDQHYLVKFPRNNRSAIDCDILRTEYHFYHVLNELGFKTIETSQMKLIEGQKYPSLWLPRFDTEWQNQQWHRLGLESVYSVLNKTSGSHMNHFEVIDELCTLLKSVDKNFDSSQFVCDWLQRDLLNIIFGNSDNHGRNTSFLKKSGRIFLAPIYDFAPMKADPEVVTRSTTWGSPYEEGGEYRWEGITQNLAHWCEPHISLSTLKILASKLLGLKQQLINKGVPQTIIDMPGLGYDFIEAKLSRWELL